From the genome of Argentina anserina chromosome 4, drPotAnse1.1, whole genome shotgun sequence, one region includes:
- the LOC126790929 gene encoding photosystem II stability/assembly factor HCF136, chloroplastic, with the protein MKMATLQLLSSDFSKPMILLKPSLSTPPRLSPSSLIPRASSFLTRRHFVSDTAALSLALSSPFLVPAQPALSEEPALSEWEKVSLPIDPGVVLLDIAFVPDDPKHGFLLGTRQTLLETKDGGQSWAPRSIPSAEDEDFNYRFNAISFQGKEGWIVGKPAILLHTSDAGDSWERIPLSSQLPGDMVYIKATGDKSAEMVTDEGAIYVTSNRGYNWKAAVQETVSATLNRTVSSGISGASYYTGTFNAVNRSPDGSYVAVSSRGNFFLTWEPGQPYWQPHNRSVARRIQNMGWRADGGLWLLVRGGGLFLSKGTGITEEFQEVPVQSRGFGILDVGYRSKDEAWAAGGSGILLRTTNGGKSWVRDKAADNIAANLYSVKFIDDNQGFVLGNDGVLLRYLG; encoded by the exons atGAAGATGGCGACTCTCCAACTCCTCTCTTCTGATTTCTCGAAACCAATGATTCTTCTCAAACCCTCTCTCTCCACTCCTCCGCGTCTCTCCCCTTCCTCTCTCATTCCCAGAGCCTCTTCCTTTCTCACTCGCCGCCACTTCGTCTCCGACACGGCGGCGCTCTCTCTCGCCCTATCCTCTCCTTTTCTCGTCCCCGCTCAGCCCGCCCTATCCGAAGAGCCCGCCCTCTCCGAGTGGGAGAAAGTCTCCCTCCCTATCGACCCCGGCGTCGTCCTCCTCGACATCGCTTTCGTCCCCGATGACCCCAAACACG GTTTTCTCTTGGGGACGAGGCAGACACTTTTGGAGACCAAGGACGGCGGACAGAGCTGGGCCCCGCGCTCAATTCCCTCCGCCGAAGATGAAGATTTCAACTACAGATTCAACGCCATAAGCTTCCAAGGAAAGGAGGGCTGGATTGTCGGAAAGCCTGCTATTCTGTTGCACACTTCTGATGCTGGCGACAGCTGGGAACGGATTCCTCTTAGCTCTCAGCTTCCCGGAGATATG GTGTATATAAAAGCAACTGGTGACAAGAGCGCCGAGATGGTGACTGATGAAGGTGCCATCTATGTGACCTCCAATAGGGGCTACAACTGGAAGGCTGCTGTTCAGGAGACTGTTTCCGCTACTCTCAATAG AACAGTCTCTAGTGGCATTAGCGGTGCAAGTTACTACACAGGCACTTTTAATGCCGTCAATCGCTCCCCAGATGGAAGCTATGTTGCTGTCTCCAGTCGTGGTAACTTCTTTCTTACTTGGGAGCCTGGTCAG CCATACTGGCAGCCACATAACAGATCAGTTGCTAGAAGAATCCAGAATATGGGTTGGAGAGCTGATGGTGGTCTTTGGCTTCTTGTTCGTGGAGGGGGACTTTTTCTGAGCAAAGGTACAGGG ATAACAGAGGAGTTTCAAGAAGTTCCAGTCCAAAGCAGGGGTTTTGGCATTCTTGATGTTGGGTACCGATCAAAG GATGAGGCTTGGGCTGCTGGCGGAAGCGGGATCTTATTGCGAACTACCAATGGTGGCAAGAGCTGGGTCCGTGACAAAGCAGCCGATAATATTGCTGCAAATCTGTACTCTGTGAA GTTTATTGATGATAATCAAGGATTTGTGCTGGGGAATGATGGGGTGTTGCTGCGGTATCTTGGCTGA
- the LOC126792965 gene encoding ENHANCER OF AG-4 protein 2, translating to MAPSRRRGANKAKNKAQLSVGDLVLAKVKGFPFWPAKISKPEDWEKAPDPKKHFVQFFGTEEIAFVAPVDIQSFTTSEDKSRLSARLPGKHKYFPQAVKEISEAFDELQKKNSNDLRVDTDRSDLGNDAPSVDWVEDNGVNVEIKDDKGAVGSDGKPVKEEGTGDFVSKLESCSLIRGEMDTEGVDPSTSCGEKESSSLVSSVEEKNKMSSFVDLNAPKTSNSHLKKEVSERYHENDDIRTKKYNEGQKSSVNGQKMTKMGSGSKRRTDGTVEAHKDSPLKSVKEDHSVGCVDPLQSGERLRDGTTGKTVSGGNKRKLSPDSLKPETGIRDGKRTKDLLKAKKYVKNLEEAKNSVDGPEAQTRDRLSGRTKNAHDGRGKPGLGSNDNSRLPKKAKHVDARENTRRVSFSKSPPSSDVADQKMVKKLDSKVSTSRFKSENNLVSNSQNVNASGDEAVLPLAKRRRRAMEAMSDSDTLLSDDIMEKASVQKNNIARTSDVKVSAPQTQRKRRAVCLYDDDEEEEKPKTPVHGGSSRNVKAPSNLSNPIKSIDEKMERSGIALHRTKHAAEAHGSHTKEPSSQLKNEALSPSKSVVDDKRSQKQTQTDEKRLEKAVHVDLSPAKYTPDQQVSKEVKPTLSSPKKSPMLVSANKPAVEPQKANKAPVKGSSSATQKKAPVQAASGNSSRTVSNSLGSSQKHKPTARPISWMNDSANLQENTTEHNMLPTERMEVGKEDKNALMVDSKTLESSSSLKHLIAAAQAKRKQTQSHNYIFEFSGSAFLSSTDGTCLSPLAVQGLYPMSNSALQADISGSIQPTDIASPSSHGRPSALQSQLDAEDISERRVSSGHQTAGGSLSGGTEAAVARDAFEGMIETLSRTKDSISRATRCALDCAKYGIANEVVELLIRKLESEPSFHRKIDLFFLVDSITQISHTQKGIVGASYVPTVQAALPRLLGAAAPPGSGARENRRQCHKVLRLWLERKIFPQGVLRRYMDDIGVSNDDTTAGFSLRRPSRSERAIDDPIREMEGMFVDEYGSNATFQLPGFLSSHAFEDDDEEEEEEIPSCSYKDASHPSPVETNHASGESETCAVTPNDRRHCILEDVDGELEMEDVSGHPKDERTLFMNGSVEMDPPQQGPERITEPASSSYTDFPPLPEGSPPLPLDSPPPPPPLPPSPPPPPPLPPLSPPPPPPPPPSQPPLPVPLSGPPHMLNPQSSRPTQPSLVVQQMLPPQTSMHSSPQLAYQPSVPHEYCSTGGNQLVQMTGNAPHGGVVDSSVKTEMFQQQQACFVPPGVCGPREHSGFNSTRQVEHGHSDIFINTQVSQANQQFQQGNAPFGPRPLPPGPPQNPSSHFSYAKPPIQQHPQHPYRAPYPLPPGPDNQRRFVSDEQRGVWINGGRPPHPGPPFGHEAYFRPPVERPPANNMSFQRPAPNNVPSGAPISGHGATQILPCRPDTPAVNCWRPA from the exons ATGGCTCCGTCGCGTAGACGCGGAGCGAACAAGGCTAAGAACAAGGCGCAGCTGAGTGTCGGCGATCTTGTCCTCGCCAAGGTCAAGGGCTTCCCCTTTTGGCCTGCCAAG ATAAGCAAGCCTGAAGATTGGGAGAAAGCCCCTGATCCGAAGAAGCACTTTGTCCAATTTTTTGGAACGGAAGAGAT AGCTTTTGTTGCACCTGTAGATATTCAGTCATTCACTACTAGTGAAGATAAAAGTAGACTATCAGCTCGTCTTCCAGGGAAACATAAGTATTTTCCTCAAGCTGTGAAGGAAATATCTGAAGCATTTGATGAGTTGCAGAAAAAGAACTCAAATGATTTGAGGGTTGATACTGATAGATCGGACCTTGGAAATGATGCCCCATCTGTTGATTGGGTAGAGGATAATGGGGTTAATGTTGAGATAAAAGATGATAAGGGTGCAGTTGGTTCTGATGGAAAACCAGTTAAGGAAGAAGGCACTGGTGATTTTGTCTCTAAGTTGGAGAGTTGTTCACTTATACGAGGTGAAATGGATACTGAAGGTGTAGACCCATCTACCTCTTGTGGAGAAAAGGAGAGTTCATCTCTTGTATCTTCTGTAGAGGAAAAGAATAAAATGTCCTCATTTGTTGACCTTAATGCTCCAAAGACATCTAACTCTCATTTGAAGAAAGAAGTCTCTGAACGTTATCATGAAAATGATGATATTCGCACCAAGAAATATAATGAGGGACAGAAGTCATCAGTAAATGGTCAGAAGATGACTAAGATGGGTAGTGGTTCAAAGAGGAGAACTGATGGTACGGTTGAAGCGCACAAGGACAGCCCTTTAAAGTCAGTGAAGGAAGACCATTCTGTTGGTTGTGTTGATCCCCTGCAATCTGGTGAGAGATTGAGAGATGGAACAACAGGCAAAACTGTCTCTGGTggcaataaaagaaaattatccCCAGATTCGCTTAAACCTGAAACTGGAATTAGGGACGGGAAAAGGACAAAAGACCTGCTTAAAGCCAAAAAGTATGTCAAGAACCTAGAAGAGGCAAAAAACTCTGTGGATGGTCCTGAAGCACAGACCAGAGATAGGCTTTCTGGAAGAACAAAAAATGCTCATGATGGGCGTGGAAAGCCTGGTTTGGgatcaaatgataattcaCGTCTGCCCAAAAAGGCGAAGCATGTAGATGCACGGGAAAATACTCGGCGGGTTTCATTCTCAAAAAGTCCTCCTAGTTCTGATGTTGCTGACCAGAAGATGGTTAAAAAGTTAGATTCAAAAGTGTCGACTTCACGTTTTAAATCCGAGAACAATCTGGTATCCAATTCCCAAAATGTCAATGCTTCTGGTGATGAAGCTGTTCTACCCTTAGCAAAGCGACGTCGTCGAGCGATGGAGGCTATGTCTGATTCTGACACTTTGCTTTCTGATGATATAATGGAAAAGGCTTCTGTTCAGAAGAATAATATAGCACGGACTAGTGATGTCAAAGTTTCAGCACCTCAGACACAGAGAAAGCGTAGGGCTGTATGCctttatgatgatgatgaagaggaagaaaaacCTAAAACCCCTGTTCATGGAGGCTCTTCCCGAAATGTTAAAGCACCTTCGAATCTCTCAAATCCTATAAAGAGCATTGATGAAAAAATGGAGAGATCTGGTATTGCTCTACACAGAACTAAGCATGCTGCTGAGGCTCATGGCAGCCATACAAAGGAACCATCTTCCCAGCTAAAGAATGAGGCTCTGTCCCCTAGCAAATCTGTAGTAGATGACAAGAGGTCTCAAAAGCAAACTCAAACTGATGAAAAGAGGCTGGAAAAGGCAGTGCATGTCGACTTGAGTCCAGCAAAATATACACCTGACCAGCAGGTGTCCAAAGAGGTAAAACCAACCTTGAGTTCTCCTAAGAAGTCTCCTATGTTGGTTTCTGCTAATAAACCTGCAGTAGAACCGCAAAAAGCCAATAAAGCTCCAGTAAAAGGCTCTAGTTCTGCAACTCAGAAAAAGGCTCCAGTTCAGGCTGCATCTGGCAACAGTTCTAGAACAGTTTCTAATAGTTTGGGTTCTTCTCAAAAACATAAACCTACTGCACGGCCAATCTCCTGGATGAATGACTCCGCTAATTTACAGGAAAATACAACAGAGCACAATATGTTGCCCACAGAAAG AATGGAAGTTGGTAAAGAAGATAAAAATGCGTTAATGGTTGATTCTAAGACACTGGAATCTTCTTCGTCTTTGAAGCATCTAATTGCAGCTGCACAagcaaaaaggaaacaaacGCAGTCACATAATTACATCTTTGAATTTTCCGGTTCTGCTTTTCTATCTAGCACAGACGGAACCTGTCTCAGTCCTTTGGCAGTTCAGGGTCTTTATCCCATGAGCAATAGTGCATTGCAGGCAGATATTTCCGGATCTATTCAGCCCACAGACATAGCTTCTCCATCTTCTCATGGTCGCCCTTCTGCATTACAAAGTCAACTAGACGCTGAGGACATTTCAGAAAGAAGAGTTAGTTCTGGACATCAGACGGCTGGAGGATCACTAAGTGGTGGTACTGAGGCAGCTGTTGCTCGTGATGCTTTCGAAGGGATGATAGAAACTTTGTCTAGGACCAAGGATAGTATTAGTCGTGCAACTCGCTGTGCCCTTGATTGTGCTAAGTATGGTATTGCTAATGAG GTTGTGGAACTGCTTATCCGAAAGCTGGAGAGTGAGCCTAGTTTTCATCGTAAGATTGACCTGTTTTTTCTCGTGGACTCCATCACTCAAATCTCACATACTCAAAAGG GTATTGTGGGAGCTTCATATGTTCCAACTGTTCAAGCAGCATTGCCACGGCTTCTAGGTGCTGCTGCTCCACCTGGGTCTGGTGCGCGTGAGAATCGACGTCAATGTCATAAG GTTTTACGTCTCTGGCTTGAGAGGAAAATTTTTCCACAAGGAGTTCTTCGTCGGTACATGGATGACATTGGAGTTTCAAATGATGATACAACTGCTGGTTTCTCCCTTAGACGTCCATCTCGATCAGAGCGTGCCATTGATGATCCAATCAGAGAAATGGAAGGAATGTTTGTGGATGAGTATGGCAG CAATGCTACATTTCAGTTGCCTGGATTTCTATCTTCTCACGCatttgaagatgatgatgaggaggaagaagaagaaattccAAGCTGTTCGTACAAGGATGCTAGTCATCCATCACCGGTAGAAACTAACCATGCCTCTGGGGAGTCAGAAACTTGTGCTGTTACTCCAAATGATAGGCGGCATTGCATCTTAGAGGATGTGGACGGTGAGCTGGAAATGGAAGATGTTTCTGGACACCCAAAGGATGAAAGAACGTTGTTCATGAATGGTTCTGTTGAAATGGATCCACCACAGCAAGGGCCAGAGAGGATCACGGAACCAGCTTCAAGTTCTTACACTGACTTTCCCCCACTTCCAGAGGGTTCCCCACCTTTGCCTCTTGATTCTCCCCCTCCACCTCCTCCGTTGCCTCCCtcaccacctccacctccaccacTACCCCCACTGTCTCCACCTCCACCGCCGCCGCCTCCCCCCTCACAGCCTCCGCTTCCAGTACCACTATCAGGTCCTCCACATATGTTGAATCCTCAGTCATCTAGACCAACCCAGCCTTCATTAGTTGTCCAACAGATGCTGCCCCCTCAAAcatcaatgcattcttcaCCACAGTTGGCATATCAACCTTCTGTACCTCATGAATACTGCAGCACTGGT GGCAACCAACTTGTCCAAATGACTGGAAATGCTCCTCATGGGGGTGTTGTCGATTCTTCTGTGAAAACTGAAATGTTTCAACAGCAGCAAGCGTGCTTTGTCCCACCAGGAGTGTGTGGTCCTCGAGAACATTCTGGATTTAATTCAACTAGGCAAGTAGAGCATGGACACAGTGACATTTTCATAAATACACAAGTCTCTCAAGCAAACCAACAATTTCAACAAGGTAATGCGCCGTTTGGTCCTAGACCTTTACCTCCAGGACCCCCACAAAATCCATCGAGTCACTTCTCCTATGCAAAGCCTCCAATTCAGCAACATCCCCAGCATCCGTACCGAGCTCCATACCCTTTGCCGCCTGGTCCTGATAATCAGAGACGATTTGTCAGTGATGAACAGCGGGGTGTCTGGATAAATGGTGGAAGGCCTCCACATCCAGGACCACCATTTGGCCATGAAG CTTATTTTCGGCCACCAGTTGAGAGGCCCCCAGCAAATAATATGAGTTTTCAACGTCCTGCTCCTAATAATGTACCATCAGGAGCTCCTATATCAG GTCATGGTGCTACTCAGATCTTGCCATGTAGGCCTGATACTCCTGCTGTTAATTGTTGGAGACCAGCATAA
- the LOC126791125 gene encoding ATP-dependent Clp protease proteolytic subunit 2, mitochondrial: MMRSLISGAKVFARWGTTASCRSYSLIPMVIEHSSRGERAYDIFSRLLKERIICINGPINDDTAHVVVAQLLFLESENPSKPINMYLNSPGGHVTAGLAIYDTMQYIRSPINTICLGQAASMASLLLAAGAKGERRSLPNASIMVHQPSGGYSGQAKDMTIHTKQIVRVWDSLNALYSKHTGQLKEIIEKNMDRDNFMTPEEAKEFGIIDEVIDERPMTLVTDAVGKEGREKDKSSN, encoded by the exons ATGATGAGAAGCCTAATCTCAGGCGCCAAGGTCTTCGCGCGATGGGGAACGACGGCGTCTTGTCGCAGCTACAGCCTGATCCCGATGGTGATAGAGCACTCGTCACGAGGTGAGCGAGCATACGACATCTTCTCTCGTCTCCTCAAGGAGCGCATAATCTGCATCAACGGTCCTATCAACGACGACACCGCCCATGTCGTCGTCGCGCAGCTTCTGTTTCTCGAGTCTGAGAACCCATCCAAGCCCATCAATATGTACCTCAATTCTCCTGGTGGCCACGTCACTGCAG GTCTTGCAATTTATGATACTATGCAATATATACGGTCACCAATCAATACAATCTGTTTGGGTCAGGCCGCATCAATGGCTTCGCTTCTCTTAGCTGCGGGTGCCAAGGGTGAGAGGCGGTCACTACCCAATGCGTCGATTATGGTTCATCAGCCTTCAGGTGGGTACAGCGGACAGGCAAAAGATATGACAATTCACACAAAGCAGATTGTCCGTGTGTGGGATTCACTAAATGCATTGTATTCAAAGCATACAGGGCAGTTGAAAGAGATTATCGAGAAGAATATGGATAGGGATAACTTCATGACCCCAGAAGAGGCAAAGGAATTTGGAATAATTGATGAAGTGATTGATGAAAGACCAATGACTCTGGTCACTGATGCTGTTGGCAAAGAAGGCAGAGAAAAGGATAAGAGTTCAAACTAG